The Streptomyces sp. NBC_00597 DNA segment GTGTCGCTTCGCTGGCCGGCCGGTCGAACGAGACCTCGACCTTGACACCGTTGCAGTCGAAGACGAACCCCGGGGTGAGCAGCCCCGGGCGGTCCTGATTGGCCGTCACGAGCGTCCTGGGGGTGCAGCGCAGCGCCGCGGCGAGTTCCTCGGCCGGCGGCGACTCGGGCGCCACCACCGCCTCGCGCGGCGGGGTGACGAGCTCGACGGACGGGTTGAGCGGCAGCACGGTGTTGTCCTCGTCGAGCAGCACCCGTTCCGGGTCGAGCGAGGGGTCGACCGCGTCGGCACAACCCGGCGATCGTGTCCTGGTTACGGAACGCCGCGCTCACCGGTACCGCCAGTTCATCGGCGTCGAGCATGGCGCTGATGGCCGTGCCCGCGTTCGCCGTGCCCAGCTCGTCGAAGCCGACGCCATAGGTCGTGCAGAGGCCGTCCAGGGTCGCGGCGTCGGTGGCGGGTGCGGAAGCGATCATTGCGAGCGAGCCGAGCAGCGCGTGGGCACCGATGACGTACCGGCCCAGCACGGCCACGTCGACGGGGAGCGGGGTGGGCTCCGATCCGGGATCCTGCTGGAGCGAGGTGAGCAGCGCGGCCCGGACGTCGGGCTGGGTGACCTGGTAGTAGACCGGCACCAGACGGTCCCGGTCGCGCGTCGCCGCGTCGGCGGCCGCGCTGCCGGGGTCGGCCGCGCCCGGCTGGTAGGTGACGGCCTGGAGGTCGACGGAGACGGCGAGGTCGGCCAGGACGCCGGACGGCTCGACGGTGTAGTGGAGGGTGGTCGACGGCCAGGCGCCGACGCCGATGACCGGGTCCGTGTAGCGGACGGGCACGGGGGTCTGGCTCAGACTGCCCGACCGGTTGCCGAAAACGTCCTGGAACCACACCGAGACCCGGCTCTGCGCGCCGGCGGTGACGCCGGCGTACGGGTTGCCCACGGAGGGCGGTGCCGTGGGCACGGCCGGGGCGTGCCGCACGGCGAACCGGCTGATGTCGACGATCCGGGTCAGGTCCCAGACCTCTTCGGCAGCCTCGCTCGCCACCAGGAACCCGAGTTCGTCGGTAGCGTCCGCCGGCTTCGGTGACACCGCCCGGCCCTCGACACTGCCGCAGAAGTCCGTCGTCGGGTCCAGCTGGAAACCGAGCAGCCCGTACAGACGGCGCAGCCGGCCCTGCGGGGTGTCGTCGGCCAGCGGGTTGGCGAACCGCGCGGTGAACCCGACCTGACCGGGGTCGACCGAGGCGACGGGCCGCAGCTCGGGCGGGTTCACCGCACGCGCGGCGAGCGCGACCGACGCCGGATCCACCCCGTCCCCGACCACCGCGACGTTGGTGAATGCGAACAGGTGCCGGTCCGGTGCGACACCGCACTGCGACGAGAGCTGCACCAGCAGCGACAACCGGGCAAGCCCGTCCTGGTCGAAGATCGAGTCGGGCACCTCGCCGCGGTACTGCATCCAGTAGCCGCCACCACCCACGACGCTGCACTCCCACAGCAGCGTCAGGAACCGCTCGCAGTCGGAGATGGCCGCGAAATGCTGCCCCGCGGTGGAGCTTCGGGCTGCCCTGGGACCGCTGTGCGTCTCGGTGGACAGGTTCGTCTGGACGATGAAGGTCCGGTCGGCGACGAGTGGAGTCGAAGTCAGACCCGGGCTGAGGCCGGGTGACGGCGGAAGCTGCCAGAGCAGGGTGAGCAGCGGGCGCTCGCCGGGCGGCGCCGGCGGGAAGGCGCCGGTCGCCGGCTTCTCGGGGATGCTCCGCAGGTACTCCAGGAGCTGCGCGATCCGCTGCCGGTCGGCGGTGTTCGCGCGGAACACCTCGACCGTCCCCGCGAGGCCCGGAACGCGGCGGACGGTGAACGAGACCAGCGTCGCCCACGCGTAGCAGCCGAGCTCCGTGTAGCGGGCGTCCGCGCCGGTCTGTGGTGTCGTCTGCTCCAGCAGGAACTCCGAGCCGCTGTGGTCCGACCCGGCACGCGCGATCAGGTCGTTCGGTAGCGGCCACAGCGAGGGCGGGCCGGAGGGTGCGGTGGGTAGCCGGACGGTGGTGGTCGTCTGCCACGGGATCACCTGCGTGACGGTGTGGCGCGCGCCGATCTCGTGCGAAAGCGGCAGGGCCGCGAGCGGGCTTTCGATGACGGGCACCAGCCCGGTCGCCGGGTACTTGTCCCGCAGGTCGGCGGCGCTGATCGAGATGACCGCGTTGTCGGCCTCGGCGGCGTCGAGCCGGATCACGCCGTCGTGTACGGCCGAGTCGGCGAAGGTCAGCCAGTTGGCGGGTTGAGCCTGGTCGACGGTGATGGTCACGACCGGGTCCTAGGATCCGGCCGGGGGAGGCGGCGGGCCGGTGACCTGCTGGCCGATCAGCTGGTAGCCACCGGTCATCGGCCCGGTGGCCTGGTACTCGCCGTCGACCCGGACCGGCGCGGGCAGGCGCAATCCGCCCAGCGCGAACCGCGCGACCTGGCCGCTCACGGTGGCCATCGCAGGGCCGTCGTGCATCGCGGCGATGAGCTCGTCCACGGCCATCGCGGGCACGTCGGGCACGGTGAGCTGCCGCTCGGGCTGGGCGGCCAGCACGCCCGTGTCGAAGGCCATCCGCTCGGCGAGGTCCGCGAGCCCGAGCGCGTACCGCTGGGCCAGCGTCAGCAGGGTGAGGCCGGAGGCCGTCGTGCCGACCGCACCCGGCACCTCGACGGTGACCAGCGGTACGAGCGCGTCCGCGGCGGCGGCGTAGGTGTCGAACCGGTCCGCGGGCCGCAGAAGCCGGTCCTGGAGCGAGCGGAGGGTGTCGTTCGGCAGGACCACGGCCGCGGCGTCGGCCGGAAGGCGGACGCCCTCCGGGTCCACCGGCTCGTTCGCCGTGCGTACCGCCTCCATCCATTCGGCGAACGGCGTGCCGGGCACGACGTTCTGGATCAGCGCGGCGTACGCGGCGACATCGAGGACGGTATCGCCCGGCAGGGTGGTCCAGGTGATGGTGGCGGTGCTCTGGTAGGCGTCAGGCACCTTGAGGGTCGCGGGCAGCGGTCGCGCCGGGTTGCCGCCCAGCCGGTCGATCGCCTGCTGGTACCAGTCGGCGAGCGGCACCTCGCTCGGCTGAGTCAGCCCGAGCCGGACGTAGAAGACCGCCGCGGTGTCGTCGACGGACATCCCGGCGTGCACGAACCCTGGCAGCGGCACGGTCGCGCCGGCGCGCAGCAGCGGGGTGGCGTCGCGTAGGTGGTCGAGCAGCGCGGTCGGGTCGGCCTGGTGGGCGTGGGCCAGTTGACCGAGCGACTGGCCCGCGCCGAGCTGCACCGGCAGCGTGCCCAGGGTGACCGGGACGTCCGCGACGACGGGCCAGTCGGGGTTCGCGACGGCGATCGACTGCGCCGTGACGCCGAGCGCGACCGTGAGCGTGTCGCCGGCTTGCGCGGCGGTCAGCCGGTCCGGCAGGCCGGGATTCAGCGCCAGCAGCTCGACCGCCGAGATGCCGAGGGACGACGCGAGATGGTCCGCGGTGTCCCGGGCAGCGACCTCGTACGGCGCGGCGGCCGTCCCGAAGCTCGCAGCGATGGAGTGGAGCGAGTCCTTCTCCGTCACCTCGTGGGGGAACCGGTCAGCAGGTTCACGGCGGCCTGAGCGCTGGCGCGGGCGACCATGCGGAGGTAGTCGCGCAGCACGAAGGTCGCCATGGACTCGCTGGGCTCTTCCGCCACGGTGAGGGAGGAGGCGCGCTCGCCGGGCGGGACCGGGTCGAGCTCGGCGAAGTACGCGATCGCCTCGGTCTCGTACGTCGCGTCGATCTGCTGGTAGGTCGCGAAGTCGCGGTCCCGGTCGGCCGGGTCGGGCAGGCCGGTCGAGGTCCACTTCAGTACCGGGACCATCGGGAACGGCGTCCCGGAGACGTCGTCGGCCGTGTCACCCGCCGGGGTGCCGCTGATCCGGAGGTGGATGTTGTGGGTGAGGAAACCCTGGATGTTGGTCCAGGTGAAGCCGTCGTTCTCGGCCTCGACCAGAGCCAACTGCGCGACCAGCTCCAGCAGTTCGTCGAGCGTGACCGTCGGCGAGGAGACGCCGAGCGCGTCGAGGGACCAGCGCAGCAGGCCATCGGCGAGCAGGTTGAACGAGGTGTCGGCGGCCGTGTCCGCGCGCGGGTTGCGCGACACGTCGGGCCGCTCGGTGTGGGCGATGGTGACCGCGTCCACCGGGACGGCGTTGTCGGCGAGCAGCATGACGACGAGGCGGTAGTCGGGTTCGTCGTTCGACGGCGGCGTCCGGCCGGCCCAGTCGACCGGGACCCGATGTCGTCGGTGACCTTCTTGTACAGCAGCGCATGGCGGGG contains these protein-coding regions:
- a CDS encoding LysM domain-containing protein; amino-acid sequence: MTEKDSLHSIAASFGTAAAPYEVAARDTADHLASSLGISAVELLALNPGLPDRLTAAQAGDTLTVALGVTAQSIAVANPDWPVVADVPVTLGTLPVQLGAGQSLGQLAHAHQADPTALLDHLRDATPLLRAGATVPLPGFVHAGMSVDDTAAVFYVRLGLTQPSEVPLADWYQQAIDRLGGNPARPLPATLKVPDAYQSTATITWTTLPGDTVLDVAAYAALIQNVVPGTPFAEWMEAVRTANEPVDPEGVRLPADAAAVVLPNDTLRSLQDRLLRPADRFDTYAAAADALVPLVTVEVPGAVGTTASGLTLLTLAQRYALGLADLAERMAFDTGVLAAQPERQLTVPDVPAMAVDELIAAMHDGPAMATVSGQVARFALGGLRLPAPVRVDGEYQATGPMTGGYQLIGQQVTGPPPPPAGS